The DNA segment cccgtcgttggcccgttcgtctccgcatactggctcccctagagtgcaagggagcacatcaatatcgtcgtcgtgcctcttcgcgaaggcacggtgatcataggagcatgaatcccctttgtgttcccttatggccctggtggagagtaagcatgagcactcgtcaagaagctcgctcgaggcccaagtatacaggtccttggggttaaccctGGGGGAGGAACACGAGAAGACATGCCTGAACAGAATCTGGGAGGTTTGGAGGTGAGTGGCCCACTGGTAACGCAAGGGTAAAACGCTGGTTGGAACGAACACTAGAAGAACTCTTcgcgagaagagaaagggtgcaagtaggCTACGAAAGGCGCATAAATGATGAGGACAGGTTCAAGATTTTGAAGAACtaaatattgcggttagagcgccaaacgacgcaaatggaagtGTTGCAGTTATAGCGCCAAATGACGCAAATGGATgcaccgtgcgatcgagccacgtggcagaggatgggaggatgaccctggcaccactggttaacactcagaaaacgtcgtatcgacagaatgcccgaggGTACGATACGCCATCGAGAGTGGGTCAGAGGCACAGTAGATGTCAAGACCAAGTCAAGTggctgaacgtcccatcagccatacgagaagcgccacgtggatagcacaggcgaaaccttgagctcttcgctatccccaggcgtcgaccaggACTAAGGTtaaagtcaatgccaaggtaaagTTAATGCCCctgggcgacgccagcatgagacgttgcgggcgtcgccaggaaaggcgcagagggcgacgccagcatgagacgttgtgggcgtcgccaacccaagtaTCAGCAGTGTCACCTCCCTGATACCCACatgtaggaaagactgtggagggagatgaaatcGAAGAAGTCGAAACTAGTTactagcggcgtcgcctccccgatacccacaggtaggaaagactgtggagggagacgagatcgccaaacgccagtgAACCGCTGGCAGGGTTATTCCCCgacacccatgggaaggaaagaccatggagggaacgaccccctggAAGGCTCTGAGCTTTCCCAACACTCggcgtttttagacaccctggggacgatacggcgctgctgtagcaggcctctccttaggcgtgggcgccaggCACCAAGAATCAAGGAACAGATCGCgttggtgtttgagacaccccatggacgatacggctccgttaggcaagcctctccatgggcgtgggcatcgacgcGTGACCTTATCCCAAGGGTTTAGGACCCAGAGTAGGTCTCAACTTTCGCGTTGCGGCAATGGTAAAGCCACTGACGCCTTCACGAAGCACAGGCGTCGGACATACAGGGTCGCCCAACGCAACGAAAGAAGCGGGTAGAGTACAGGCAAAACAATCGAAGCACGTGAAGGCAAAAAACGAAGGTAAAATCATACAGACGAAAGTTGTCATGCAAAACCCACAGTTGTGACGAAAGTGCgaatagttcaaagaattacaagtttatcaaagaggGGCAAAGGCAAGTATAAAGTGTAAAGGAGAAAGGTGGCGGTTGAGGGCGGCAGTTCAGTCATCCAgctccaagggcacgaccttcccgtcaacgATGTGATGAGTGGAATCGCATTTGGAAACGTCGATTCCCGGGTTCTCGCAGACGGCCTGGGCTAGAGCCTCTTTGAACCTCTCCTCGAATGTGCCCGCCATGTCATGGATGAGggtctttttgtccttctctaactcctcaatggtggcgtccccagaagctacctgcttctccaaagcctccttctccacacggagccggctgacctcgatctgcagtttgtcgtagtcgacctggagaaggcccaaagCCTTGGTCTGAGTAGCCctctccccctccatccgctccagttCGTCAGCCTGCTCACAACATCGGTCCTTCAtgtccttttgaacttcttcgTAAGCTTCGACTATGTCTTGGAGGCTCGTTACCTGAACTTGGAGGGAgacttcccgagtgtagaagTCGGCTTGAAGATCcaccgcctctgccagttgttttTCAGCCTCCTCTTTGGCCTCTTGCGCCAGCTTCAGAGTGGTTTGGTAGGCCTCGTTTTGGCATCCcaaagttttcttttcctcctccagggcagctacccttgtttccaaggcctggagggttttaGTCTGCAAAACAGCGTTTCTAGCTTGGgcacgccattcaagggccaccgcgaagaaggctcccaagtagaagggcattccctccttcctgtcggagccttctggcattgatcccccgctgaagcccctcatcagatgcataattggaggagggatggcaatAAGATCTGGGGCGGCGGCGACGGAGGCGACGGCGACGGAGGCGGGAGCGACGGAGACCTCTGCCAGTGGTGGGGGTGGAGCAGATTCGGCCCCTTCGCTTGTTTCCTCTTGGACCATTGTGGGAGGGAGAGAGGTagcacttggagggttgtccctgaaggaattccccccctggggcgacgccgccGGCAGAATGGGAGCCCTAGCAgcctttctcctcttgaagactaGCCCACCGTCAGAGTCTTCGTCATCGGAGATAATCTCCaacaccctttttcctttgtcaaggggggttggagcagGTGATGAAGCcacagccagtgggactgcgGCGATGGGCGGTGGCGATCCAGGTGTTTGAAGTTGTTGGGGGCTATGTGGGGgtggtgaagatgagcctagtggggctTCGGTAGTGGTTGGTGGTGGTAAAGGCAGGGTTGATGGGGGGATTgggtcagcagcaggggcggaggaggcgccagccttggCAGCGCGAGCGgccttcatcgctttcgccagAACCATCCTCTTGGAGgcatccatcaccgatcctacattcagataaACCAAATAGCAGAAGTTAAAGCCAAAGCAGCTATACAAACCCACGAACGCGTGGATGAATGAGACATAAGGCACATAGCACAAAGGAAAGCAGGTGGAAGAGGCCAGTAGAGCAAACGTGAAGCAGTAAAATACAGATAACAAAAGACAATAAGAGAGgagtctccctaccaaagtaggtggtcagggagtGGGCGTTGTATTCGCTCGCGATGAGTTTCAGCGTATCGAAGAcaatccccaggccagccaaggccttgcatacctccttatcagcaggggatagctcatccagggccttggccctgagcagcttggggtgttccgtccagtacagggggaagccgtccaaggctgtggggtcgtgcttggtgcagcacaccctgaagaattttcccttcTGGCTTTTgtaggagttctggaagagagagagaaggatCCTACCTGCGATCccggagaagcttacccaaaagcttttcccctatttcttcacctcgaagaaatgcaagaagacatccacagagGGAAAGATGCCTAGATATctgcaaagaatttgaaaaaccccttacgaatgcccagctgttggggtggagctgggcgggggctgtgTTGATCTTTgtgagaagttccctctcgaagggcgTGAACGGCAGGCGCACCCCGATGCGTTTAAATACTGTTTGGTACATGACAAAGAAAGGGTTCCCCTTCCTAGGTCTGTCATCTACGCAAACGGAAGGGAGatggaaaaatcatacctttggtGTCGAGGTGTGGAGGGAAGGGAAGTGCGAAGGAGGGAGCAGTGATTGCAGAGGAAGGGCTCGAAGACGATGAACAGTGCAGACAggcagagagaatggatgaaacagtagtgtgagcgcggggttttgggtaacttgaacgttacatttgcaacccaagaggcgctaattagGAGCCGTGTGatcgtgccgcgtgtcaaaggattaagcgctcaaggggagcgcaagggactctagaggctggccgtgtgatgagccacgcggcacgcgattaagcgtggccccaaaaggtgttactttccccgcttcagaggatgtccaatcagccattaagggcACCCCTATGGTtaagagagtgtcacgtcaatgaTTCGAGAagtgttgagtcagcagggaatgacacgtcaccagggtgacacgtggaaggcgtgggcgaggccttagtctttgcgctgaagacaagtcttcagcttaagattggggggcttgtgtaccgtcccggttccgggcgttgacaaagtcaaggtcaaagtcaacgtcgggggtcagagtcaacataaggcgtcgcctaggtgaagaaacgccaagtgccagcgtcgccaagaggaagcgtcgccaaggtcaaggcGATGCCTAGTTAAGGCATCACCcagttaaggcgtcgcccaaccagagcgtcgccaaggtcaaatgtcacaaaggcgaggcgatcacagtgtggctcccctatacccatgggtaggaaagaccatggagggagcgacgccgtgggaaggcctcaaatcccaataatccggggtagtaataaagagaagagaaaggtggcttcaaggccatagtgatagcgccagtatagggcagcctgactcgtgaagtgcccctgccgcccaGAGATGCCCtcgggatagatacgactccaggggagggtcacgcccagggtagtcaggtgcagggtacgcgaggaaggcagatacgctctcaaagtgagtgactagatgtttggggggtatgagttgacacccaaaaagtcacctctagcgcagatgcactcccaggtaggaggactcacacgaagaaacgccCCAAGATGGGGTCACGACGCTGTGAggtcctccacgtgtacaacagccaggtcataatagaaacgccattttgtcaggtacaaagtaattaaagttatttaatacagtttccgtttcgagcgtttaaggtactataaatgctcccaagcgttttaaacgtcttaaatgcgctacgttttataattaaatgcgctttaaggcgctttgaatgcgggagtagcttaaatagcgctttgaatgttggaaacggggttcggacttttggcaaattttccagaaactctctagttgcttgctcgagccttgaggttacgtacaagggactggggaaagatctttgccagagggagaaaatatacactagacacagtttcccttttaccaccttcaaagtgccatacgcggtgctccgatacggaggtgcatagtttttggtgtttcttgctggctgacttgagcgtcggagtgcaaacggccgctagggcgtccttttgtccttctttgcaggaatccacaggtaaccagtgggaaggagtccctagttgACAgtcgaggtcgcgcacgaagacgtcccaggtcaaccggacggaacaataagttttcaaaaaaaatttcaagaaagctagtaaaacaaccgattgttaaatcgaaacaaccggttgttacatgcttttattgcatgaaaaagggccagtcggttagattctgcaaaataagaaaattctctgttcctagaggctacatgaaatggattcctaaagggtgtgaggttccaaatgagaaaaagaaatctattggacccacatttgtgaagggaccaaatcttgttgcttgaactcatgcttgtgcaggaattctaaagaattgtgaaggactaagtcatgtgatcaagttcttggaagaaaaaggccATCATTGAAGATGAATCAATGCTCTGCATCTGTCCAAAGGccctcaacagtgaaaagaggcttcttgatcataaagcacatggctcattgaagaaataacataaggataagactttcctttctttgttcttaatttcttttttagagttctttctcatggttaaaaatcttctttaaaatgcTTAATGTCATTTGCTTTGAACTTTTTCTGCTCatgattaaaattcaaaatcagttttaactgctgcagaaaaacaaccgattgttttgagtctgacaacactgtgaaaaaatcaatttaatttctattttgaatttctatccgttgcagatctttttaaagagagaatccttggtcaaagaacctgtgttgaaagctgatcacgttcagagagaaggtacaacagtcataaaggaatatattccaaaatcttggaaattcaatagccttaatgactagtcaaagatcacatgtgaagaccatgtgattttcagctttttctgacgttttctgtgcagggcagggtcaagtcctctctctctgaaaatctgagagtcaaaaccagaggtgtaaggtctggaggaaggctagaaggctagTTTTCTGAagacaatgatcttattgagaggtataggtatgaaacaagtatcaaaaagataaacaaccccaaggttgtgtgctttgattgactgaaaagtcaaaagcttgataatgtaaggagactgctcaaagatcaatctctcagaaagttcctggaaatgaaaggaaacatctacccagatttgataagggtgttctacacaaatctcaagtttgagggaaacaatctagtttctcatgtaaaaggtgtagacatTGAGATAACCCATGAGGTATGGGCTGGtgttgctggtctcaagttctctggccttagaatcaacaagggaaaccttggagtagtggaggatttcaacaaaatccaatactacaagagttgcttgaagaatcaacatgctcaagttagaaaatgctcggttggaggtctaaagcttgatgaaaggttgctagccctcattgtgacttggattctaactccaagggggagcaatcattcagtgcttactgaggaagatctggtgtatatcttctgcatcatgaagaagatcaaaatcaattggatccacatcatcaaagagcacatgcaaaaggctatgAGGTTAAATgattatcactatccatatgctgttttggtcTCGTGTTCCTCATACTGTCTGACTATTTGGTGTATAGGTATTAGTGGGATCAGTTTTATCTGTTCCACAGTAGGCGCTAAATGTTCTCGTCGATGGGTCGGATCTTGGAAGTGGATTCTGAGTCAACCTTTCAAGACTTCCGCTTCGAGATGCTTGAAGATCACAATGAGAGGAGCTCCACCTGTTGATAagacttcgacgatcaagtcagtgaaaGCATTTCAAATATGACTATAGTGTAAATTGCATGGAATCTTGCTTACCTTTTGTTTGGGATTTTAGGCCCTTTTATAACACTTGCAGATTTCTCTTCGGGAGTTAGTAACCGCAtaataagtttttaatatatCCCCTTTATTTTTGGGGTATTTATATGCAGTATCGTCTTTGTTTGTTGAGATTTTAAGCAATATACTTCATTTGATTCAGTTGTATTAGATATTTAAGTCGTTTTGTTTTTATTCCTAACGCATTTAATTTATTTGCTATTTGCTTAAGCCTACCTCTTTTAAGACCATTGGAACTGCCTTTATTTGGGTTTATTTCTATCTATTGGGCATGAGTTAAGTGGGCCGAAAAGTGGGTGAAAAATGTATACTTTAAGAGATCAGGTCATGACCCGATTATGACCAAACAATACAATATTGTAtttgaaatttagaaaaattaaaaaagataaaaattgaatttttcataatttatagAGACCAAgatattctttttcttcttaaaagtATGATATATACATTCGGTGGTCTAAATTATTTTCATCGCCGTTAATAATTAgatttagtaaatataattttaataaaaagggTTAAATTTAAATACCTTAATGCTGTATTAAATACTATAATGAAATAAAGTgttctttaattaattaatagtttgttcAACGATCTCCACATATTTTCAACGATTTTGTAGATTTCATATACGAGAAAGAGAACGTGTGGCCACAGTTCTCATTTCATTAATAAACAAATACCACATGTATCAGATTCAGTTATCgtcatattattttaattatataaaatttctatTCAGTCCTTAAAAATTATGTGTTTTGATACCTAGTAATCAATGCGTATGCTGTAATTCAGAACATGTATAGTGAATTAGTCATTTTGTCTTTAAATAAGTTTCACGTATCAATGTATAATTTACTTTTTGTTGTgagaattaatattttttataaataaaattaagtatttgaaataagattttagttttaatcatttctgttatttttactattaaatTGAAATATGTATTAACAGAATAACATCAATTGTTTTAAAACACacaaaataatgaaaacaaaatcaaaatataaacaaatattctttttttaatgACTTAAACTAAAATTGTATAGTTTATTagatatctaattagaaaaaaatcTGGTTACTGGGACAAAATGGTTTAATCATAGTTttacaaaaaatgaaaagataaaaaaggaaTATTTTGCATATTGAAACAATAAATGGAAACGGTATACGGATATTAATTAAAGAAGGTTCGACCTCATTACCGTGTATCTTAGCTAACTAACAAACAAGTCTTATTTTCCTAGAGTTTTGGTATATATACATACGTTAGGAGTGTCCTTGAAAGGGCCCAAAATATTCTGCACCACTTACCATCGCCGTAGCCAAAGGTGTACGTCTTCTTCCCTCTCGCCTGCAAAACAGACACCACCTGCGAAACAGACACGAACTTCGTTCCCATGAAGGTTTGTGAGACCATGGCTCAATTTATGGTTGGCCAATGAAACTAAACTGCGTCTGAAAACCATGTCGAACATCCCCACATCGCTCTCTGAGATTTGTCTCACCCAGTTTCGCCTTACAATGTCGATAGCCGACCCTTGGCCATTCTCATGAACCCCACCGCACCCTAGCAGGTACCACCACACCCTAGCGGGTACCACCACACCCTAGCAGGTACTACCACACCTACACTCACCCACCCTCCTCTTCACTTTCATTACCATACACCACACCACATCTTTTCTGCCTCAATCTTTATCCACTCTCTCCTCAACTATGTCCAAGATTCGAGGATTCAACCTCAGGAAACGGCTGATCCGGGTCTCCAAATGGGTCTTCAGGAAGATTCGGGTGCGTAGCCCACCCGGATACCATCGCTTGGGCAACTCTTCTAGGTTACCCATCGCGAAACTCCTCTCGTGGGGTCGCAAGCTGACGGCCGGCGCCAAGTCCTTCTTGACAGTTTCATTCGGCTCGGGTTACGCCCAGTTAAGATCCGATTCCGCGCTAGGATCCGACCGGGATCCGAGTGTGCCCAAGGGACATCTGGCCGTGTACGTGGGGCAAAAGGATGGCGAGTTGCACCGCGTGCTGCTGCCGGTAATATACTTCAACCATCCTTTGTTTGGGGAGTTGCTGAAGGAGGCAGAGGAGGAGTTCGGGTTCCACCACGACGGGGGAATCACCATCCCCTGCCGGTTCACGGAGTTTGAACGGGTCAAGACCCGAATAGCATCCGGGTCTCGCCGGAGCAGCCGTCCAAAAAGGTTGGCCTGACGAGAATTGAAGtgaaattttttaatgattatattATTGGTACAGAGATTTTTTCACTGTACTTGCCCATAATAAA comes from the Phaseolus vulgaris cultivar G19833 chromosome 8, P. vulgaris v2.0, whole genome shotgun sequence genome and includes:
- the LOC137824079 gene encoding auxin-responsive protein SAUR36-like — protein: MSKIRGFNLRKRLIRVSKWVFRKIRVRSPPGYHRLGNSSRLPIAKLLSWGRKLTAGAKSFLTVSFGSGYAQLRSDSALGSDRDPSVPKGHLAVYVGQKDGELHRVLLPVIYFNHPLFGELLKEAEEEFGFHHDGGITIPCRFTEFERVKTRIASGSRRSSRPKRLA